A region from the Lutra lutra chromosome 1, mLutLut1.2, whole genome shotgun sequence genome encodes:
- the LOC125102224 gene encoding serine/threonine-protein kinase PAK 2 isoform X2: MSDNGELEDKPPAPPVRMSSTIFSTGGKDPLSANHSLKPLPSVPEEKKPRNKIISIFSGTEKGSKKKEKERPEISPPSDFEHTIHVGFDAVTGEFTGMPEQWARLLQTSNITKLEQKKNPQAVLDVLKFYDSNTVKQKYLSFTPPEKDGFPSGTPALSTKGSETSAVVTEEDDDDEEAAPPVIAPRPDHTKSIYTRSVIDPIPAPVGDSNVDSGAKSSDKQKKKTKMTDEEIMEKLRTIVSIGDPKKKYTRYEKIGQGASGTVFTATDVALGQEVAIKQINLQKQPKKELIINEILVMKELKNPNIVNFLDSYLMGDELFVVMEYLAGGSLTDVVTETCMDEAQIAAVCRECLQALEFLHANQVIHRDIKSDNVLLGMEGSVKLTDFGFCAQITPEQSKRSTMVGTPYWMAPEVVTRKAYGPKVDIWSLGIMAIEMVEGEPPYLNENPLRALIVTASLPETGQALVQSDTTDHGS; this comes from the exons ATGTCTGATAACGGAGAACTGGAAGACAAGCCTCCAGCACCTCCTGTGCGAATGAGCAGTACCATTTTCAGCACCGGAGGCAAAGACCCTTTGTCAGCCAATCACAGTTTGAAACCATTGCCCTctgttccagaagaaaaaaagcccaGGAATAAAATCATCTCTATATTCTCAGGCACGGAGAAAGGaagtaagaagaaggaaaaagaacggCCAGAAATTTCTCCTCCATCTGATTTTGAGCATACCATTCATGTTGGCTTTGATGCGGTTACTGGAGAATTCACTGGCATGCCAGAACAGTGGGCTCGATTATTACAGACCTCTAACATTACCAAACTAGAGCAAAAGAAGAATCCTCAGGCTGTGCTGGATGTCTTAAAGTTCTATGACTCCAACACGGTGAAGCAGAAATATCTGAGCTTTACTCCTCCTGAGAAAGATGGCTTCCCTTCTGGAACACCAGCACTGAGTACCAAGGGATCAGAAACTTCTGCAGTAGTAACAGAGGAAGATGATGACGATGAAGAGGCTGCTCCTCCTGTTATTGCCCCACGACCGGATCATACAAAATCAATTTATACACGGTCTGTAATTGACCCTATTCCTGCACCAGTTGGTGATTCTAATGTTGATAGCGGTGCCAAGTCTTctgacaaacagaaaaagaagaccaaaatgaCAGATGAAGAGATTATGGAGAAACTAAGAACTATTGTGAGCATAGGTGACCctaagaaaaaatacacaagataTGAAAAAATTGGGCAAGGGGCTTCTGGTACAGTTTTCACTGCTACTGATGTGGCATTGGGACAGGAGGTTGCTATCAAACAGATTAATTTACAGAAACAGCCAAAGAAGGAATTAATCATTAATGAGATTCTGGtgatgaaagaattaaagaatccCAACATAGTTAACTTCTTGGACAGTTACCTGATGGGAGATGAACTGTTTGTGGTAATGGAGTACCTAGCTGGGGGATCACTTACTGATGTTGTGACAGAGACCTGCATGGATGAAGCACAGATCGCCGCTGTCTGCAGAGAGTGTTTACAGGCATTGGAGTTTTTACATGCTAATCAAGTGATCCACAGAGACATCAAAAGTGACAACGTGCTTTTGGGGATGGAAGGATCCGTTAAACTTACCGACTTTGGGTTCTGCGCCCAGATCACCCCTGAGCAGAGCAAGAGAAGTACCATGGTTGGAACGCCATACTGGATGGCACCAGAGGTGGTTACACGGAAAGCTTACGGCCCTAAAGTGGACATATGGTCTCTGGGTATCATGGCTATTGAGATGGTAGAAGGAGAGCCTCCATACCTCAATGAAAATCCCTTGAGGGCTTT AATTgttacagcatcccttcctgaaaCTGGCCAAGCCCTTGTCCAGTCTGACACCACTGATCATGGCAGCTAA
- the LOC125102224 gene encoding serine/threonine-protein kinase PAK 2 isoform X1: protein MSDNGELEDKPPAPPVRMSSTIFSTGGKDPLSANHSLKPLPSVPEEKKPRNKIISIFSGTEKGSKKKEKERPEISPPSDFEHTIHVGFDAVTGEFTGMPEQWARLLQTSNITKLEQKKNPQAVLDVLKFYDSNTVKQKYLSFTPPEKDGFPSGTPALSTKGSETSAVVTEEDDDDEEAAPPVIAPRPDHTKSIYTRSVIDPIPAPVGDSNVDSGAKSSDKQKKKTKMTDEEIMEKLRTIVSIGDPKKKYTRYEKIGQGASGTVFTATDVALGQEVAIKQINLQKQPKKELIINEILVMKELKNPNIVNFLDSYLMGDELFVVMEYLAGGSLTDVVTETCMDEAQIAAVCRECLQALEFLHANQVIHRDIKSDNVLLGMEGSVKLTDFGFCAQITPEQSKRSTMVGTPYWMAPEVVTRKAYGPKVDIWSLGIMAIEMVEGEPPYLNENPLRALYLIATNGTPELQNPEKLSPIFRDFLNRCLEMDVEKRGSAKELLQHPFLKLAKPLSSLTPLIMAAKEAMKSNR from the coding sequence ATGTCTGATAACGGAGAACTGGAAGACAAGCCTCCAGCACCTCCTGTGCGAATGAGCAGTACCATTTTCAGCACCGGAGGCAAAGACCCTTTGTCAGCCAATCACAGTTTGAAACCATTGCCCTctgttccagaagaaaaaaagcccaGGAATAAAATCATCTCTATATTCTCAGGCACGGAGAAAGGaagtaagaagaaggaaaaagaacggCCAGAAATTTCTCCTCCATCTGATTTTGAGCATACCATTCATGTTGGCTTTGATGCGGTTACTGGAGAATTCACTGGCATGCCAGAACAGTGGGCTCGATTATTACAGACCTCTAACATTACCAAACTAGAGCAAAAGAAGAATCCTCAGGCTGTGCTGGATGTCTTAAAGTTCTATGACTCCAACACGGTGAAGCAGAAATATCTGAGCTTTACTCCTCCTGAGAAAGATGGCTTCCCTTCTGGAACACCAGCACTGAGTACCAAGGGATCAGAAACTTCTGCAGTAGTAACAGAGGAAGATGATGACGATGAAGAGGCTGCTCCTCCTGTTATTGCCCCACGACCGGATCATACAAAATCAATTTATACACGGTCTGTAATTGACCCTATTCCTGCACCAGTTGGTGATTCTAATGTTGATAGCGGTGCCAAGTCTTctgacaaacagaaaaagaagaccaaaatgaCAGATGAAGAGATTATGGAGAAACTAAGAACTATTGTGAGCATAGGTGACCctaagaaaaaatacacaagataTGAAAAAATTGGGCAAGGGGCTTCTGGTACAGTTTTCACTGCTACTGATGTGGCATTGGGACAGGAGGTTGCTATCAAACAGATTAATTTACAGAAACAGCCAAAGAAGGAATTAATCATTAATGAGATTCTGGtgatgaaagaattaaagaatccCAACATAGTTAACTTCTTGGACAGTTACCTGATGGGAGATGAACTGTTTGTGGTAATGGAGTACCTAGCTGGGGGATCACTTACTGATGTTGTGACAGAGACCTGCATGGATGAAGCACAGATCGCCGCTGTCTGCAGAGAGTGTTTACAGGCATTGGAGTTTTTACATGCTAATCAAGTGATCCACAGAGACATCAAAAGTGACAACGTGCTTTTGGGGATGGAAGGATCCGTTAAACTTACCGACTTTGGGTTCTGCGCCCAGATCACCCCTGAGCAGAGCAAGAGAAGTACCATGGTTGGAACGCCATACTGGATGGCACCAGAGGTGGTTACACGGAAAGCTTACGGCCCTAAAGTGGACATATGGTCTCTGGGTATCATGGCTATTGAGATGGTAGAAGGAGAGCCTCCATACCTCAATGAAAATCCCTTGAGGGCTTTGTACCTGATAGCAACTAATGGAACTCCAGAACTTCAGAATCCAGAGAAACTTTCCCCAATATTTCGGGATTTCTTAAACCGTTGTTTGGagatggatgtggagaaaaggggttCGGCCAAAGAATTgttacagcatcccttcctgaaaCTGGCCAAGCCCTTGTCCAGTCTGACACCACTGATCATGGCAGCTAAAGAAGCAATGAAGAGTAACCGTTAA